The genomic segment CCAACCTTACCTACCGCAGCGTTTACTACGACGATGACACCAACCTCCCTGTGCCCATCACCATGGAGGAGAACGTGCTGGCTGGGGAAGCCTCCATATTTGTGCATACCATCCAGCAGTTTCTAAAGGGCGACACCGCCCTTGTAGAGCGAAACCTAAACATTATGGAGACATTATATCTTCCTAAAAATTCAAGTGATCCTGAACTTATGAAGTATGATGTTAACTTCTTCAAGGCGCTATACGCTAGGGATAGGTCTAAGTGCGAGGAGGCGCTGAGCGCGCTGGTTAGCCCCAAAA from the Alistipes sp. ZOR0009 genome contains:
- a CDS encoding immunity 49 family protein, whose amino-acid sequence is NLTYRSVYYDDDTNLPVPITMEENVLAGEASIFVHTIQQFLKGDTALVERNLNIMETLYLPKNSSDPELMKYDVNFFKALYARDRSKCEEALSALVSPKIHRARNDDTLLKKYISMPALGYAKLAWICGVEVSVKSKLIPAEL